The Papaver somniferum cultivar HN1 chromosome 3, ASM357369v1, whole genome shotgun sequence genome includes a region encoding these proteins:
- the LOC113359978 gene encoding uncharacterized protein LOC113359978 has protein sequence MDSSVVDLINSPVQSPSIDLINNTEERCDAWKFSLIGRLDLARLKFSEAVLNQKNQWKLEGQCKMNPLGKGFFTIKLDNDRDKMTIKAGRWEVCNQVLWIRNWIPYFRPEKHRTSHAMIWVHLPGLSLEYWDEKTLFTICRALGTPVKVDEATLNYDNGYYARVLVNIDLANKIPNKLWIKTKFGGFMQSVILTKPPKFCDHCKIVGHLQIECRAKKTSSQYFATQQSTSNTPKGVNTSSKEKFDICDPSIRTSSQVLEVTPKTFSKDFEAGEVGNCETPVT, from the coding sequence ATGGATTCATCAGTTGTTGATTTGATTAACTCTCCAGTTCAAAGTCCATCTATTGATTTGATAAATAATACTGAAGAACGTTGTGATGCTTGGAAATTCTCATTAATTGGTCGTTTAGATTTAGCTCGATTGAAATTTTCTGAAGCTGTTCTAAATCAGAAAAATCAATGGAAACTTGAAGGTCAATGTAAAATGAATCCGCTAGGAAAAGGTTTCTTCACTATTAAGCTTGATAATGATAGAGACAAAATGACTATTAAAGCAGGAAGATGGGAAGTTTGCAATCAAGTTTTGTGGATTCGTAATTGGATTCCATATTTTAGGCCAGAGAAGCATAGAACTTCACATGCAATGATTTGGGTTCATCTTCCAGGACTAAGCTTGGAATATTGGGATGAAAAAACCCTTTTCACAATTTGCAGAGCTCTAGGAACTCCAGTGAAAGTTGATGAAGCAACTCTTAATTATGATAACGGATATTATGCAAGAGttttggtgaatattgatttagCAAATAAGATTCCAAACAAGTTATGGATTAAAACAAAGTTTGGAGGATTTATGCAAAGTGTGATTCTAACAAAACCTCCAAAATTTTGTGATCATTGTAAAATTGTTGGGCATTTGCAAATTGAGTGTAGAGCAAAGAAAACTTCTTCACAGTATTTTGCTACACAACAATCAACTAGCAACACACCAAAAGGAGTAAATACCTCAAGCAAGGAGAAATTTGATATTTGTGATCCATCAATAAGAACTAGTAGTCAAGTACTTGAAGTTACTCCAAAAACTTTTTCAAAAGATTTTGAAGCAGGTGAAGTTGGCAATTGTGAGACTCCTGTAACTTAA